A single Perca flavescens isolate YP-PL-M2 chromosome 2, PFLA_1.0, whole genome shotgun sequence DNA region contains:
- the mrpl21 gene encoding large ribosomal subunit protein bL21m, with product MALSRGAGLWRTCCRLLPKQPLLSPAAVRTQSSVSGDPVARTSLSQPPWPEQMSLVPAEEERSRHAAVVSTVNRRIDQQDFGRLFAVVHFAGRQWKVTGEDLILIENHIEAECGERIRLEKVLLVGAEDFTVLGRPLLGKDLVRVEATVLEKTESWPKIHMRFWKRHRSERKRIIIQPQTVLRINSIELAPRLT from the coding sequence ATGGCGCTGAGCAGAGGAGCAGGGCTGTGGAGGACATGCTGCAGGTTGTTACCCAAACAACCTCTCCTGTCCCCCGCTGCGGTCCGAACACAGAGCTCCGTGAGCGGGGACCCGGTGGCCCGGACCTCGCTGTCCCAGCCGCCGTGGCCGGAGCAGATGAGCTTGGTCCCGGCGGAGGAGGAGCGGAGCCGACACGCCGCGGTGGTGAGCACCGTGAACCGGCGGATCGACCAGCAGGACTTCGGCCGCCTCTTCGCCGTGGTGCACTTCGCCGGGCGCCAGTGGAAGGTCACCGGCGAGGACCTGATCCTGATCGAGAACCACATCGAGGCCGAGTGCGGGGAGCGGATCCGCCTGGAGAAGGTGCTGCTGGTCGGCGCGGAGGACTTCACCGTGCTGGGCAGGCCTCTGCTGGGGAAGGACCTGGTCCGGGTCGAGGCCACCGTCTTGGAGAAGACCGAGTCCTGGCCCAAAATCCACATGAGGTTCTGGAAGAGACACCGGTCCGAGCGCAAGAGGATCATCATCCAGCCGCAGACGGTGCTCCGCATCAACAGCATCGAGCTGGCCCCCAGACtcacatga
- the c2h6orf120 gene encoding UPF0669 protein C6orf120 homolog, whose protein sequence is MMPSCIALLVSLLLSQARGFLSLSEGDGIPEEWTLLHVVQGHIGAGNYSYLRLNHDGRIILHMQSLKGDADLYVSDKTLRPSFDTYKLQSATCGQDVVVVPGDLVRPVGIGIYGHPSHKESEFEMRVFYDQTVPHDPFERGSDASEDGDKKKKSPRATEEEEEDYHQEEESIFWTILIGLLKIILEILF, encoded by the coding sequence ATGATGCCGAGCTGCATCGCCCTGCTGGTCTCCCTGCTGCTGTCCCAGGCCCGAGGCTTCCTGAGCCTCTCGGAGGGAGACGGCATCCCCGAAGAGTGGACCCTGCTCCACGTGGTCCAGGGCCACATCGGCGCCGGGAACTACAGCTACCTGCGCCTCAACCACGACGGCAGGATCATCCTGCACATGCAGAGCCTCAAGGGGGACGCGGACCTCTACGTGTCGGACAAAACCCTGCGGCCGAGCTTCGACACCTACAAGCTGCAGTCGGCCACCTGCGGCCAGGACGTGGTGGTGGTCCCGGGGGACTTGGTGAGGCCCGTGGGCATCGGCATCTACGGCCACCCGTCTCACAAGGAGAGCGAGTTTGAAATGCGGGTGTTTTACGATCAGACGGTGCCCCACGACCCGTTCGAGAGGGGCTCGGACGCTTCGGAAGACGGagataagaaaaagaaatcccCTCGGGcgacggaggaggaggaggaggactatCATCAGGAAGAGGAGTCGATCTTTTGGACAATTCTAATTGGACTTTTGAAGATTATACTGgagattttgttttga